The Fuscovulum sp. sequence CGCCATGCTCGATGCCGAGGCGCAGCCCCTCATTTCCCAGATGGGCCGCCTGCCCGAGGCCAAGATGCTCCTGATGGCTGGTCTAATGCTGGCCGACAAGACCGCCGCTGTCGAGGATGAGATCCGGGGTCTGAAAGCCCGTCTTGCCGATCTTGAAGCGCGCCCCGAAACCCGTGTCGAAGTGCCGGTCATCCCGCCGCAAGTCACCGAAACGCTGGCTGAAATCGCTGCACGGGCCGAAGCTCTGGCCGACCG is a genomic window containing:
- a CDS encoding cell division protein ZapA gives rise to the protein MPELTITIGGRAFPVACQEGEEHFLRAAAAMLDAEAQPLISQMGRLPEAKMLLMAGLMLADKTAAVEDEIRGLKARLADLEARPETRVEVPVIPPQVTETLAEIAARAEALADRLDDARRPS